The window AGCTACAACTACAGCCAAGGCTACAGTCAGAGCTACAGCTACAACTACAGCTACAGCCAAGGCTACAATCAGAGCTACAGCTACAGCCAAGGCTACATTCAGAGCTACAGCTACAGCCAAGGCTACATTCAGAGCTACAGCTACAGCTATAGCCAAGGCAACAGTCAGAGCTACACCTACAACTACAGCCAAGGCTACAGTCAGAGCTACAGCTACAACTACAGCCAAGGCTACAGGCAGAGCTACACCTACGACTTCAGCCAAGGCTACAGTCAGAGCTACAGCTACAACTACAGCCAAGGCGACAGTCAGAGGTACAGCTACAACTACAGCCAAGACTACAGGCAGAGCTACAACTACAGCCAAGGCTACAGTCAGAGCTACAGCTACAGCTACAGTCAAGGCTACAGGCAGAGCTACAGCTACAACTACAGCCAAGGCTACAGTCAGAGCTACAGCTACAGGTACAGCCAAGGCAACAGTCAGAGCTACAGCTACAGCTACAGCCAAGGCTACAGTCAGAGCTACAGCTACAGCTACAGCCAAGGCTACAGTTACAACAACAACTACAGCCAAGGCTACAGGCAGAGCTACAGCTACAGCTACAGCCAAGGCTAAAGGCAGAGCTACAGCTACAGCTACAGCCAAGGCTAAAGGCAGAGCTACAGCTACAGCCAAGGCTACAGTCAGAGCTACAGCTACAGCTACAGCCAAGGCTACAGTCAGAGCTACAGCTACAACTACAGCCAAGGCTACAGGCAGAGCTACAGCTACAGCCAAGGCTACAGGCAGAGCTACAGCTACAACTACAGCCAAGGCTACAGTCAGAGCTACAGCTACAGCTACAGCCAAGGCTACAGTCAGAGCTACAGCTACAGCTACAGCCAAGGCTACAGTCAGAGCTACAGCTACAGCTACAGCCAAGGCTACAGTCAGAGCTACAGCTACAACTACAGCCAAGGCTACAGGCAGAGCTACAGCTACAGCCAAGGCGACAGGCAGAGCTacagctacagctacagctaCAGCCAAGGCTACAGTCAGAGCTacagctacagctacagctaCAGCCAAGGCTACAGGCAGAGCTACAGCTACAGCCAAGGCTACAGTCAGAGCTACAGCTACAGCTACAGCCAAGGCTACAGGCAGAGCTACAGCTACAGCCAAGGCGACAGGCAGAGCTACAGCTAAGGCTACAGTCAGAGCTACAGCTACAGCCAAGGCTACAGGCAGAGCTACAGCTACAGCCAAGGCTACAGTCAGAGGTACAGCTACAGCTACAGCCAAGGCGACAGGTGAGTACACAGCCAAGGCCAGATGTATTTTGCAGTGCGATTCCAGCTGAGAGTCTGAAATTGAGCTTGTTTCAGGAGTGTGTGAGAGACTGGAGAGGCTCCTGAGTGATCGGTACTTCAGGAGTCTGCTTTCTCTTGGTACATTCTGGCCCGTGATTCAGAGCCGTTCTTGAACCGATTTGTTTTAACTTGTGTTTTGGTTTTTCCATTAATCGAGCCTTAAATGGATCCAGGCCTCACTGGCAAGACCACCCTGAATTTGCAGAGCTGGAGATGGGCACCCCTTTCTTATGTGGGGGGTGCGTACTAGGGAGGAAACTGGCAAGTTGGTGAGTGTGACCCCAAAACAGGGGCGTCTCCCTAAAATACTGGAGAGCAGCTGCTTTATCTAAAGTGGGGAAGAAGAGGAGAACAAGTCTTCTCCTCTGGGCCCTATTTTCCAGTTTTAGGTGTGGGGTGAAAAATCGCTGTTCTCGCCGCAGAATCTGTTGTTCGGAAGGAATAACGACACCCAAGAAGGAGAAGTGTTTGAGGATGTTTATTGAGTATTTTGACAGGGTGACACGCTCGGCTCAACCCCGAAACAAGTGAACCCCAAAAAACCGTCGATGCAGGAAAGGAAAGATCGGAGGAACTTGCACGTAGGAGGAGAGGGAAATAGAAATGATGCTGAGAATAAATAGAATATAGAAAAGGTGGAAGAGAGGGACTTGGATGTCGCCATTCCTCCCTCACttcagttgaaaaaaaaacttccttttAATTTTGCCTTGAGTGAGCGGATCGCTCGATCACTGGGATCGCTCGATCACTGGGATTGCTCGATCTTGATCGGCCGGATCGCTCGACCACCGGGATCGCTCGATCACTGGGATTGCTCGATCTTGATCGGCCGGATTGCTCGACGACCGGGATCGCTCGATCACTGGGATTGCTCGATCACTGGCGTCGCCCGATGACCGAGATTGCTTGCCCGCTGGGATCACTCAACCACAGGGATCGCTTGACCCCCTGGGATCGCTTGATCTCTCCTATGTGATcaccctgctgctgctgctctaaTAGGCAAATCGTTCCTGTGGCTTTAGAGAGGAGTTTTTTAACTCTCCGTGTGGGAACTCCTCTGTCTTCTTGTTTCAATTGCAGCTGAGCTCCTTACTAAGTCCCTAAGTGAACATGCGTAACTATACATGTTTAAAAcgttttgttcagtttttcgACCCAGTGTTGGATTTCAAGTTGTAGCTGTCGGCATTAAAGTTAGTCAACCGCCATTTCATGCTGCAAACGTGTGGCTTGTTGTGCAAGGTGATGAAGACAGCAGCCGGCCTGAGCTGAGATTATATACAGCTGGAGTCACTCCACAGCCCGAGCACGGAGGGCGCGTGGCCCTCTGCCACCCTGTAGGGGGCGTCACAGCCCAGTGTGCATTAACATGGATCGGAAATCTGGGCTGTCTGGGACCTGTCTGGGACCTGTCTCCGGGGCATCGAGCTTTGATCCCCGATGGGATTCTCCCAGCTGGGAAAATCAGAAATGTGCTTTACGTTCGGAGCACGGTCAGCTGGCGGCTGAGTCCTTCTCCAGGACAAGCGCAGGCTTGGTGGGTGTGGACAGCACAGCAATAGCAATGCCCTCTTCTAGTCCAAAGGCACTGCGCTGTCTCGCTCACCGATCCCGATTTCCACTGCCGTGCCAAAGCCCCAGGCAGCTCAGACGCCATCAGGAGCCCCAGCTTGTGTGAGCAGGTCCCCAGTGTGCTCAGGGCCTCCATGAGCGCTCAGTACCGCAACGACTGTAATGGGCCATTAATGCTGACAACAACGAGACCCAGCCTGCCATTCTTGAATTGATCGCTGAACACAGCGGCCCAGATGCCTGATCATGGCGGCTCAGCGGTCATCGATTCTGGGTCTCCAGAGGAGCTCAGTCCATCAAGACTTCGCAGTCCTGAGTGACTCGGGTTCAAGCCCTGGCTTATGTCATTGGCGGGCTGTGACGCCTCCTGAGAggggaccccccccccccacacacacacacctgctggtcttTTTGTCACCTGAGCGCTTGATTAAATAATCGAACCCGTAGCTGCCCTACTAACAGGTTCACTTGGAGCCCATCCGCGACGTTCGGCTCCTAACACGGAAGAGGAGGTTGCCTTTTCGGCTACTGCGTTTCCTGAGTCATTTAAGATCTCCGTCCCGGGAGGGTTCTCCAAGGCTCTTTCCGAGCGAACCTGCTGGTTCACCTACAGAACCGAACGAAAGAGCTCAGCTGCAGTGAAAACCGGCAGGCGTGGCGCTTGAGCACTGTGGGTGACTGCCACCAGGGTCACCCTGTGTCCCCAGATCACAGGCACTGTGTTCCAGATCACAGGCACCCTGTGTCCCCAGATCACAGGCACTGTGTTCCCAGATTACAGGCACCCTGTGTCCCCAGATTACAGGCAATGTGTCCCCAGATTACAGGTACCCTCTGTCCCCAGATTAAAGGCACCCTGTGTCCCCAGATCACAGGCACCCTGTGTCCCCAGATCACAGACACTGTGTTCCAGATTACAGGCGCCCTGTGTCCCCAGATTACAGGCACTGTGTTCCTAGATTACAGGCGCCCTGTGTCCCCAGATCACAGACACTGTGTCCTCAGATTACAGGCGCCCTGTGTCCCCAGATCACAGACACTGTGTCCTCAGATTACAGGCACCCTCTGTCCCCAGATTACAGGCACCCTGTGTCCCCAGATTACAGGCAATGTGTCCCCAGATTACAGGCACCCTCTGTCCCCAGATTACAGGCACCCTGTGTCCCCAGATCACAGACACTGTGTCCTCAGATTACAGGTGCCCTGTGTCCCCAGATCACAGACACTGTGTCTCCAGATCACAGGCACCCTCTGTCCCCAGATTACAGGCACCCTCTGTCCCCAGATTACAGGCGCACTGTGTCTCCAGATCACAGGCACTGTGTCTCCAGATCACAGCCACCCTGTGTCCCCAGATCACAGACCCTGTGTCCCCAGATCATAGGCACCCTGTGTCTCCAGATCACAGACACTGCGTCTCTAGATTACAGGTACCCTGTGTCTCCAGATCACAGGCACTATGTCTCCAGATTACAGGCACCCTGTGTCCCCAGATCACAGACACTGTGTCCCCAGATTACAGGCACCCTGTGTCCCCAGATCACAGACACTGTGTCCCCAGATTACAGGCACCCTTTGTCTCCAGATCACAGACACTGCGTCTCTAGATTACAGGTACCCTGTGTCTCCAGATCACAGGCACTATGTCTCCAGATTACAGGCACCCTGTGTCCCCAGATCACAGACACTGTGTCCCCAGATTACAGGCGCCCTGTGTCCCCAGATTACAGGCACTGTGTTCCTAGATTACAGGCACCCTGTGTCCCAAGATTACAGGCACTGTGTCTCCAGATTACAGGCACCCTGTGTCCCCAGATCACAGACACTGTGTCCCCAGATCACAGGCACTGTGTCCCCAGATTACAGGTTCCCATGGGAATGGTGCATTGCTGGGAAATGGGAAAAGGCATTTCAGCATTCCCTTCCTCAAGCTCTCCACTGGCTGGGATGAACTGGTCGTGATGTCGGATGCTTTGGGAATTTTTCTTTCTCCTATGGCAAGGCCTCTTCCTCCCGCCCTGTCATTCCTTCGGAAGCAGGTTCCCCCCCCCAAAGTGCAAGGGGGGGGTCGTGGGGTGGCGGTATGTTTTTCTTTCCCCGGCGGGAAAACCATCCTGAGTGTTCTGCGCTCTGTGCTCGTTTGATTCTCCTGACAGGCTTTCTCCTTGTTTACGTGTCTGTTGTGGTCTCGGGGGGGGAGAGACGGGTCTGGTAGCGCCTCTTGTAGTCCACCGGCTTGGATTCCACACGGCACGGCTCCTGCTTTGTCCAATCGCATTCCGGGAATTCCTTTCCCGCATTCGGAACAGGGAACAAGCACGGAACGCCCCGGCTCTCGGGCCGGGACACGTTTCCGGCAGGATCAACCGAAGAGTTCCAGGagaccacccccccccccgcttCGGCAGAAAATCCCgtcgtttttttgttttcccgtTCCGCGGACGAAGAAGAGAAGCGGGGGAAAAGGGAAAGGGAGAGAGGCCCCGCCTGCTGCTTCCTCTCcggccccccctcctcctcctcctctcctctccgcCCGGATCATAGCGGCGTACCGCCGGGCGCGGGCACCAGGGCGGCGCCACAGCCCCGGTCCCGGTGGCAGCTCTCCTCGCCGTGCACGATGAGCACGGGGAAGAGGAGCGCTTCCTGGTAAGGCGGgggcctctcctcctcctcctcctcctcctcctccccctccccccagccCCGCCCCAGGGCGCGGCTCTCCTCGGCGCCCGCCAGGCCGCTCAGGCTGCGGAAGAGCCGCGCCGGCCGCGGGGGCTGCAGGATGCCCAGGGAGAACCGGCTGCGGCTGAAGGGCAGGCGGGCGCCCCGCGCCGCGTTGGCGTTGGCGCCGGCGCCGGCCCGGCCGCCGCGGGAGGGCAGGGAGCCGCTGCTGGCGGAGCGGCGGCAGCGGCGGCAGCCGCGCACGGCCGCCGGGTCCATGAGGACGGCCTCCGAGTAGCTGGGCACCAGCTGCTGGTTGGAGCGGATGTGCCACTCCAGCTCGGTCACGTCCACCGTGTTGACCCGCGAGATGCGCCGGCtgcccccgcc is drawn from Lepisosteus oculatus isolate fLepOcu1 chromosome 18, fLepOcu1.hap2, whole genome shotgun sequence and contains these coding sequences:
- the LOC138224076 gene encoding keratin-associated protein 5-4-like, with the translated sequence NKLNFRLSAGIALQNTSGLGCVLTCRLGCSCSCTSDCSLGCSCSSACSLGCSCSSDCSLSCSSACRLGCSCSSACSLGCSCSCSSDCSLGCSCSSACSLGCSCSCSCSSDCSLGCSCSCSCSSACRLGCSCSSACSLGCSCSCSSDCSLGCSCSCSSDCSLGCSCSCSSDCSLGCSCSCSSDCSLGCSCSCSSACSLGCSCSSACSLGCSCSCSSDCSLGCSCSCSSDCSLGCSCSSAFSLGCSCSCSSAFSLGCSCSCSSACSLGCSCCCNCSLGCSCSCSSDCSLGCSCSCSSDCCLGCTCSCSSDCSLGCSCSCSSACSLDCSCSCSSDCSLGCSCSSACSLGCSCSCTSDCRLGCSCSCSSDCSLG